The Anaerobacillus sp. CMMVII genomic interval ATGCTTGTTTCCGATAATGAAGAAAGAATAGCTAAGGTAAGATTTTGGGCTACTCAATCTAGGGACCCAGCAAGGCATTATCAACATAGCGAATTAGGGTTCAATTATCGTATGAGTAATGTTGTTGCAGGGATTGGAAGAGGGCAACTTAAGGTTTTAGACCAAAGGGTTGAAAAGAAGAAATATATTTATGAATTTTATAATAGAGAACTTAGTGATTTAGATGGTGTTGAGTTCATGCCTAGCAATGAATGGGATAATCCAAACTATTGGTTAAGCTCAATGACATTAAACGGAAAGGTTAGGCCTATTGATATTATGGAAGCTTTAGGAGAACAGAATATCGAGTCTAGACCTATTTGGAAGCCGATGCATTTGCAACCTTTCTTTGAGAAGTGTGATTTTGTTGGAACTGACGTATCGGAGAAGTTGTTTAAGAATGGTATTTGTTTGCCGAGTGACACTAAGATGAATGATGAAGATTTGAAGAGAGTTGTAGAGATTGTAAAGGAGCTGTGGGTTAAGTGATGGGACCATCCAGAGGTGGTATTTATAGAAAAATTATTAAGAGAATGATGGATATTGTGTTATCTTTAACAGCCATTATTGTGCTAAGCCCAGTTCTTTTAGTGGTAGCCTTTTTTGTAAGGACTAAATTGGGAAGTCCAGTGCTGTTTAAGCAAAAAAGGCCAGGACTTGGAGAAAAGATCTTTACGATGTACAAGTTTAGAACGATGACCGATGAGAGAGATGAGAACGGTAGATTACTCCCTAACGAATTGAGGCATACTAAATTTGGGAGGTTTCTGCGAAGTACTAGTTTGGATGAGCTACCTGAACTAATAAATGTATTAAAAGGTGATATGAGCTTAGTTGGTCCAAGGCCATTACTAGTTGATTATTTAAGCCTATATAATGAAGAGCAATCACGTAGACATAATGTACGTCCCGGTATTACTGGATATGCTCAAGTAAATGGTAGAAATGCGATTTCTTGGGAAGAAAAATTTCAAAAGGATATTTATTACGTAGAAAAGTTGAGCTTTCTCCTAGATATAAAAATATTAATTCAAACTGTTATTAAGGTCTTTAAGAAAGAGAATGTTAATCAAAATAGTATTATTACGATGGATAGATTTAAAGGAACTGGAACTTAATGAATTTATTTTATAAGTAATATATTAAATTTTTTTAATTGTATTATCTTCCTTTAGATCAAATTTTAGTTTTTAAACTAATATATTTGGAGTTGAAATATAGATGAACACCATAGAGAGTTGGTATGATCAAACATTACCAGGAGAAAAAATTATCGTTATTGGATCAGGTAGTTTGGGTAAGTTAACAGTAGATTGTATACTTGGAAATAGAGATTTTTCACCTAATAACATAGCGATTCTTGATGACGATTTAAATACTCATGGTAAAAAATTACTTGGAGTTCCTGTGGTTGGAACGGTTGATCAAGCTCAAATATTAAGCAACATAAAAGGAATATCTTTTGTAATTGCAATTGCTAATAATAAGATTAGAAAGAAGATTGCGAATGATTATCCTGACTTGAATTTCAGGAGTATTATTAGTAACAAAGCAACCATTTCGCAGTTTTCTAATATTGGTAAAGGCAGCATTGTTTTGCCTGGTGTAGTCGTTGATCCTGATGCATGCATAAAAGAGCATGTAATTGTTAATAAAGCATCAACTATTGCACACGATGTTATCCTTCAAGATTTCTCACAAGTATCTCCTGGTGTTAATTTTGGTGGCTTTGTTGTGTTAGGGGAATGTTCATTTATTGGGTTAGGAGCCTCTGTGTTACCATCTATTAAAATTGCGAAAAATGTAGTTATTGGGGCCGGAGCAGTTGTAACTAAGGATATTGATATATCTTCTACAGTTTTTATAGGAAACCCTGCAAAGTTATTAAAGAAAAACGAGACTTAAGGGAAAGGTGAACTCAATGAGGATAACTATACTAGGGGGAGCTAGTTTCATTGGTTATTGGATTAAAGAGGAATTTAGAGAAAGAGAACCTTGTACTACTTTTCAAATTATTGATGCACCCCGTGAGGGACTTACCTTAATAAAAGATATAAAGATGCTTTTATCTCAATAAATTCTTTGTCTAAAGAAGACATATTTAAATTTTCTCCTTCTATCATAGTTATTAGTTTATATGATTTACTGAGTTATAGCTCACTCTCTTATAACGTAAAGAATAATAACGCGTTAATTAATTCTTTAAATCATATTATGGAAGTTTCAAAA includes:
- a CDS encoding sugar transferase — its product is MGPSRGGIYRKIIKRMMDIVLSLTAIIVLSPVLLVVAFFVRTKLGSPVLFKQKRPGLGEKIFTMYKFRTMTDERDENGRLLPNELRHTKFGRFLRSTSLDELPELINVLKGDMSLVGPRPLLVDYLSLYNEEQSRRHNVRPGITGYAQVNGRNAISWEEKFQKDIYYVEKLSFLLDIKILIQTVIKVFKKENVNQNSIITMDRFKGTGT
- a CDS encoding NeuD/PglB/VioB family sugar acetyltransferase, coding for MNTIESWYDQTLPGEKIIVIGSGSLGKLTVDCILGNRDFSPNNIAILDDDLNTHGKKLLGVPVVGTVDQAQILSNIKGISFVIAIANNKIRKKIANDYPDLNFRSIISNKATISQFSNIGKGSIVLPGVVVDPDACIKEHVIVNKASTIAHDVILQDFSQVSPGVNFGGFVVLGECSFIGLGASVLPSIKIAKNVVIGAGAVVTKDIDISSTVFIGNPAKLLKKNET